In Vidua macroura isolate BioBank_ID:100142 chromosome 7, ASM2450914v1, whole genome shotgun sequence, a single genomic region encodes these proteins:
- the CMKLR2 gene encoding chemerin-like receptor 2 — translation MTYEDFDNYSYFYYLSEEDESPQSSLSIAHIISLFFCSVAFLLGVPGNAIVIWFMGFKWDKSVSTLWFLNLAVADFIFVLFLPLYITYVAMGFHWPFGKWLCKMNSFIALLNMFASVFFLTFISLDRYIRLVHPVFSYKYRTVKNTLLLSGVIWMSAAIIGGPALYFRDTATGLNNVTICFNNFHVHDRELFLLTHHILIWVRLAFGYLFPLVTMVICYSLLIVKVKRRTVLTSSRLFWTITAVVVAFFVCWTPYHIFSIVELSAHHHENLHDLLQDGMPLSTGLGFINSCLNPILYVLISKKFQAQVKSTVSEVLKLALWEVSRSGTVSEQLWSSDSAPVHYCETAQ, via the coding sequence ATGACATATGAAGATTTTGACAACTACTCTTATTTCTACTATCTGTCTGAGGAAGATGAGTCACCCCAGTCCTCCCTCAGCATTGCCCatattatttcccttttcttttgcagtgtgGCATTTCTGCTGGGAGTGCCAGGTAATGCCATTGTCATCTGGTTTATGGGCTTTAAATGGGATAAATCTGTTTCCACACTCTGGTTCCTGAATCTGGCTGTTGcagatttcatttttgttctctttctgcCCCTCTATATTACATACGTGGCAATGGGTTTCCACTGGCCTTTTGGGAAGTGGCTCTGCAAAATGAACTCATTCATTGCACTACTTAATATGTTTGCCAGTGTTTTCTTCCTGACATTCATCAGCCTTGACCGCTACATCCGCCTTGTCCACCCAGTCTTTTCCTACAAATACAGGACTGTAAAGAACACCCTCCTTCTGAGTGGGGTCATTTGGATGTCAGCTGCAATTATTGGTGGCCCTGCCTTATACTTCAGAGACACAGCTACAGGCCTCAACAATGTCACCATTTGCTTCAACAACTTCCATGTACATGACAGAGAACTTTTTTTGCTGACACATCACATTCTCATTTGGGTGAGGCTTGCATTTGGTTACCTCTTTCCTTTAGTGACCATGGTGATTTGCTACTCACTGCTGATTGTCAAAGTGAAGAGGAGAACTGTATTGACTTCTAGCAGGCTTTTCTGGACCATCACTGCTGTAGTTGTAGCTTTTTTTGTCTGCTGGACACCATATCATATATTCAGCATTGTGGAGCTGTCTGCTCACCATCATGAAAACTTGCATGACTTACTACAGGATGGCATGCCCCTCTCCACTGGCCTTGGTTTCATCAACAGTTGCCTCAACCCAATCCTCTACGTTCTGATTAGCAAAAAGTTCCAAGCCCAGGTCAAGAGCACGGTGTCTGAGGTGCTGAAGCTGGCCCTGTGGGAGGTGAGCCGCTCGGGAACAGTCAGCGAGCAGCTGTGGAGCTCAGACAGCGCGCCCGTGCACTACTGTGAAACTGCTCAGTGA
- the EEF1B2 gene encoding elongation factor 1-beta isoform X1 encodes MGFGDLKSAAGLRVLNDFLADKSYIEGYVPSQADIAVFEAIAAPPPADLFHALRWYNHIKSYEKQKASLPGVKKALGKYGPADVEDTTGAATDSKDDDDIDLFGSDDEEESEEAKKLREERLAQYESKKSKTKLVPVGYGIKKLQIQCVVEDDKVGTDMLEERITAFEDYVQSMDVAAFNKI; translated from the exons ATGGGCTTCGGGGACCTGAAGTCCGCCGCGGGCCTCCGCGTCCTCAATGACTTCCTGGCCGACAAGAGCTACATCGAGGG GTACGTTCCTTCGCAGGCTGACATAGCAGTCTTCGAAGCGATCGCCGCCCCGCCGCCTGCAGACTTGTTCCACGCTCTCCGGTGGTACAATCATATTAAGTCGTATGAAAAGCAAAAGGCGAG cttgcCAGGAGTAAAGAAGGCTTTGGGAAAATACGGTCCTGCTGATGTTGAGGACACAACAGGTGCGGCCACAGATAGCAAAGATGATGATGACATTGACCTTTTTGGATCTGACGATGAGGAG GAAAGTGAGGAAGCAAAGAAACTGAGGGAAGAACGTCTGGCTCAGTATGAATCAAAGAAGTCCAAAA ccaAGCTAGTACCTGTTGGCTATGGTATCAAAAAGCTTCAGATCCAGTGTGTTGTTGAAGATGATAAAGTTGGAACAGATATGCTGGAAGAGAGAATAACAGCTTTTGAAGACTATGTACAATCAATGGATGTAGCTGCTTTCAATAAGATTTAA
- the EEF1B2 gene encoding elongation factor 1-beta isoform X2, translated as MGFGDLKSAAGLRVLNDFLADKSYIEGYVPSQADIAVFEAIAAPPPADLFHALRWYNHIKSYEKQKASLPGVKKALGKYGPADVEDTTGAATDSKDDDDIDLFGSDDEEESEEAKKLREERLAQYESKKSKKPAVVAKSSILLDVKPWDDETDMAKLEECVRSIQADGLVWGSSKLVPVGYGIKKLQIQCVVEDDKVGTDMLEERITAFEDYVQSMDVAAFNKI; from the exons ATGGGCTTCGGGGACCTGAAGTCCGCCGCGGGCCTCCGCGTCCTCAATGACTTCCTGGCCGACAAGAGCTACATCGAGGG GTACGTTCCTTCGCAGGCTGACATAGCAGTCTTCGAAGCGATCGCCGCCCCGCCGCCTGCAGACTTGTTCCACGCTCTCCGGTGGTACAATCATATTAAGTCGTATGAAAAGCAAAAGGCGAG cttgcCAGGAGTAAAGAAGGCTTTGGGAAAATACGGTCCTGCTGATGTTGAGGACACAACAGGTGCGGCCACAGATAGCAAAGATGATGATGACATTGACCTTTTTGGATCTGACGATGAGGAG GAAAGTGAGGAAGCAAAGAAACTGAGGGAAGAACGTCTGGCTCAGTATGAATCAAAGAAGTCCAAAA AACCAGCTGTTGTTGCCAAGTCATCAATCTTGCTTGATGTGAAACCTTGGGATGATGAGACAGACATGGCCAAACTAGAGGAGTGTGTTCGAAGCATTCAAGCAGATGGCTTGGTCTGGGGATCCT ccaAGCTAGTACCTGTTGGCTATGGTATCAAAAAGCTTCAGATCCAGTGTGTTGTTGAAGATGATAAAGTTGGAACAGATATGCTGGAAGAGAGAATAACAGCTTTTGAAGACTATGTACAATCAATGGATGTAGCTGCTTTCAATAAGATTTAA
- the NDUFS1 gene encoding NADH-ubiquinone oxidoreductase 75 kDa subunit, mitochondrial: MLRLLAVPRTLAGVTQSSRVCGRTTATAASNQIEVFVDGHPVLVNPGTTVLQACEKAGVQIPRFCYHDRLSVAGNCRMCLVEIEKAPKPVAACAMPVMKGWNILTNSEKSRKAREGVMEFLLANHPLDCPICDQGGECDLQDQSMMFGSDRSRFRESKRAVEDKNIGPLVKTIMTRCIQCTRCIRFASEVAGVDDLGTTGRGNDMQVGTYVEKMFMSELSGNIIDICPVGALTSKPYAFTARPWETRKVESIDVLDAVGSNIVVSTRTGEVMRILPRLHEDINEEWISDKTRFAYDGLKRQRLTQPMIKNEKGVFVYASWEDVLPRVAGVLQSVEGKDIAAVVGGLVDAEALIALKDLLNRMNCDTLCTEEIFPTAGAGTDLRSNYLLNTKIAGVEEADVLLLVGTNPRFEAPLFNARIRKSWLHNDLQVALVGSPVDLTYRYEHLGESPQILQDIASGKHAFCKVLDNAKKPMVVVGSAALQRGDGAAIHAAVSTIAQNARARSGAGADWKVMNILHRVASQVAALDLGFKPGVEAIRKNAPKVLYLLGADSGCITRQDLPEYCFIIYQGHHGDVGAPMADIILPGAAYTEKAATYVNTEGRAQQTRVAVTPPGMAREDWKIIRAVSELAGLTLPYENLDQIRKRLEEVSPNLVRYDDVEEANYFIQANELAKLAKQQLLADPLVPPQLTIKDFYMTDSISRASQTMAKCVKAVVEGAHAVEEPSIC, translated from the exons ATGCTTCGACTGCTTGCCGTACCCAGGACCTTAGCTGGGGTCACCCAGTCCTCCAGAGTATGTG GGCGTACAACTGCAACAGCAGCCAGCAACCAAATAGAGGTGTTTGTGGATGGCCATCCTGTTTTGGTGAACCCTGGAACTACAGTCCTGCAG GCCTGTGAAAAGGCTGGAGTTCAGATACCTCGTTTTTGTTACCATGATCGTCTCTCTGTTGCTGGAAACTGTCGGATGTGTCTTGTGGAAATAGAGAAAGCTCCAAAG CCAGTTGCTGCTTGTGCCATGCCAGTTATGAAGGGCTGGAATATACTGACAAACTCTGAGAAGTCCAGGAAAGCAAG AGAGGGTGTAATGGAGTTTCTGCTGGCAAATCACCCATTGGACTGTCCTATCTGTGATCAGGGTGGAGAATGTGATCTACAG GACCAGTCAATGATGTTTGGCAGTGATAGGAGCAGATTTAGAGAGAGCAAACGTGCTGTGGAGGACAAGAACATTGGCCCCTTAGTCAAAACCATCATGACTCGGTGTATACAGTGCACTCGATGCATCAG GTTTGCTAGTGAGGTTGCGGGGGTAGATGACTTGGGAACAACCGGAAGAGGAAATGATATGCAAGTTGGTACTTACGTTGAGAAAATGTTTATGTCTGAGTTATCAGGAAATATTATTGACATCTGCCCCGTTGGTGCTCTTACCTCCAAGCCATATGCCTTTACTGCACGCCCGTGGGAGACAAG GAAGGTAGAGTCAATTGATGTTCTTGATGCAGTTGGAAGCAACATTGTAGTGAGCACGAGAACTGGAGAAGTGATGAGAATTTTGCCAAGGCTGCATGAAGATATCAATGAGGAATGGATTTCTGACAAAACCAG GTTTGCTTATGATGGTCTGAAGCGTCAGAGACTTACTCAGCCAATGATCAAAAATGAGAAAGGAGTATTCGTTTATGCCTCATGGGAGGATGTGTTACCTCGTGTTGCTGGTGTG CTCCAGTCAGTGGAAGGTAAGGACATAGCAGCAGTTGTAGGAGGGCTGGTGGATGCAGAAGCACTAATAGCTCTGAAAGACCTACTGAATAGAATGAATTGTGATACACTCTGCACTGAAGAGATCTTTCCTACTGCTGGAGCTGG CACAGATTTACGCTCTAACTACCTGCTGAATACCAAGATTGCAGGGGTGGAGGAGGCAGATGTCCTCCTCCTGGTTGGCACCAATCCACGCTTTGAGGCACCGCTTTTTAATGCTAGAATTCGAAAGAG CTGGCTTCACAATGACTTGCAAGTGGCCCTTGTCGGCTCTCCTGTGGATTTGACCTACAGATATGAACATCTGGGAGAGTCCCCACAGATACTTCAGGACATTGCTTCTGGCAAACATGCCTTCTGCAAG GTCCTTGACAATGCCAAAAAGCCAATGGTGGTGGTGGgcagtgcagccctgcagcGCGGTGACGGAGCTGCCATCCATGCTGCTGTTTCCACCATTGCACAGAATGCCAGGGCCAGGAGCGGTGCTGGTGCTGATTGGAAAGTCATGAACATCCTGCACAG GGTTGCAAGCCAAGTTGCTGCTTTGGACCTGGGTTTCAAACCAGGAGTGGAGGCAATTAGGAAAAATGCTCCCAAAGTATTGTATCTCTTGGGAGCAGATTCTGGTTGTATAACACGTCAAGACTTGCCAGAGTACTGTTTTATCATCTATCAAG GGCATCATGGGGATGTGGGAGCTCCCATGGCTGATATTATTCTCCCAGGAGCAGCATATACAGAGAAAGCAGCCACATATGTGAATACTGAAGGTCGGGCCCAGCAGACAAGAGTAGCAGTAACACCTCCTGGGATGGCAAGGGAAGACTGGAAAATTATTAGAGCTGTCTCTGAG TTGGCTGGTTTGACCTTGCCTTACGAGAACCTCGATCAAATACGGAAGCGTTTAGAAGAAGTATCACCCAATCTGGTTCGATACGATGATGTGGAAGAAGCAAACTACTTCATCCAGGCAAATGAATTGGCAAAG TTAGCAAAGCAACAGCTTCTTGCTGATCCTCTTGTTCCACCTCAGCTCACAATAAAAGACTTCTATATGACAG attcCATCAGTAGAGCATCCCAGACAATGGCCAAGTGTGTGAAAGCTGTTGTTGAAGGTGCCCATGCTGTAGAAGAGCCATCCATCTGCTAG